In the Parashewanella tropica genome, CGGTATTGCTACTTACCCACAAGACGGTAGTGATTATGAAACCTTAACCAAGAATGCTGATGCTGCCATGTATGAAAGTAAGATGGCTGGCCGTAATGCCTTGAAGTTTTACTCAAATGCTATGAGTAAAGCCGTTCAATCTCGCCTAGAGATGGAAAACGAATTAAGGCAAGCTTTAAGACGAGAAGAATTGTACGTTGAGTATCAGCCAATTATTTCTGGCGAGAACGGAGCGGCTATTGGTGTGGAGGCGCTTCTAAGATGGAATAATGCTAAATTAGGGCAAGTTCCACCAAGTGAGTTTATCCCTTTAGCGGAATCACTAGGTTTGATCAGTACAATTGGCGAATGGGTGTTAGAGCAATCGTGTGCGCAAATTAAGCAATGGCGGCAGTACGAACATGGCCCTCGCTACGTATCTGTGAATGTTTCTAGCAGACAGCTTCGAAATAATGTGATCATTGATGATGTCCAGTTAGCCTTGGCATTGCATGATATACCAGCGTCTGCTTTAGAGCTAGAATTGACTGAATCAGCCTTGATTGAAAACTCAGAAGAAAATCAAAGGATCTTTAATCAGCTTCATAAGCTTGGTGTCCATTTAGCCGTAGACGATTTTGGGATAGGTTACTCTTCTCTTAGCTATTTACGTCGATTCTCTTTTGATACTTTGAAGATTGATCGATCATTTATTAAAGATGTTCCACATGAGCAAGATGCTATTCAATTAGTAGATGCCATTTTATCGATGGCGAATAGTTTGGGAATGAAAATTGTTGCAGAGGGTGTAGAAACTAAGGAACAACTGGACTTCTTACAACAAATGGGATGCTCTGCCATACAAGGTTTTTATATCTCGCGGCCATTACACGTTGATAAAGTGCTTTCATTCTGTGAAAAGCAAAATTCTGCCATTCTTTCTCAAGCTTCTACGCAAGGGGAGGAGGTTATTGATGGTTGAGCATCATCATAAAATTGTTGAATGGATACAAAATGATCCTGTTCGAATACAGGCTTTAAAAATAGTTGAATTTGTTTTTAATCAAGAAGGTATTAAGGAATATTTATTAGCCGCGGGTTTTGTTAGAAATTTGGTTTGGGATCGGCTCCATGATTTTGAGCAACTATCACCTTTATTTGATATTGATGTCATTTTTTATGATACACATGAGCCATCAGAACTGAGAGATCAAAACCTAGAAACATTATTAAAAAACGAGTTGTCACTACCTTGGTCAGTTAAGAATCAAGCAAGGATGCATGTGCGCAATGGAGACAGGCCTTATCAGTCAGTTAATGATGCAATGTCATATTGGCCTGAAAAGGAAACGGCTATAGGTGTAAGGCTTGAAAAGAATGAGATTGTTGTTCAATCAGCATTTGGCCTAGACTCACTGTTTGCGCTCGAAGTCACCCATAACCCGAAAAGAAGCTTAGACATTTTTTATCAAAGAGTAAAAGACAAGAACTGGCTAAGCCTCTATCCTAAACTCAAGCAAATCACTTCAAAATAACAATCCTATGTTGTTATTTTGACGCTATTTTATGATCGAGATCATGTATTGAAACGATGTTCTAATTGTGACAATTCTCGCTTGATATAGATCAATATTTATCTCCGCTTCATCTGGCAAATTAGCACCTAAATGTGATGCAACACATAAAACTACCAGTCGACATTGAAAGTTAATAATTCAAAGCGATTGGTAATACTACATCTTAAATGGAGATAGATGATGAATAAGCGTTTTGTAAAAGGTCTAGTTGCTGCTGGTTTAATTGC is a window encoding:
- a CDS encoding nucleotidyltransferase family protein: MVEHHHKIVEWIQNDPVRIQALKIVEFVFNQEGIKEYLLAAGFVRNLVWDRLHDFEQLSPLFDIDVIFYDTHEPSELRDQNLETLLKNELSLPWSVKNQARMHVRNGDRPYQSVNDAMSYWPEKETAIGVRLEKNEIVVQSAFGLDSLFALEVTHNPKRSLDIFYQRVKDKNWLSLYPKLKQITSK